One region of Thermodesulfobacteriota bacterium genomic DNA includes:
- a CDS encoding VWA domain-containing protein, translated as MYAPSGLFRVRGTLVTRRARPSLSRGRRIKNVPSPDAGRYVRARLPLGRPRSLAVDATLRAAAPHQLRRRAEEAAAGGEGAAGRTTVLLVRSPDLREKVRTRTSGVSLLFGVDASGSMGAEEVMARAKGIVLSLLADAYQKRDRVGLLAFRGTEARLVLPFTTSVGQAQLRLRELPTGGKSPLALALAKSLEVFGREARKHPGRTPLLVLLTDGKANISMEGRDPFEEALTRARRLRAAGIRSLVVDTDQTWIDFYPYPRVLAQALGAPCLPLRELERGRVIDFMNLGGDPSRRAAVSR; from the coding sequence GTGTACGCGCCGTCGGGCCTCTTCCGGGTGCGCGGCACCCTGGTGACGCGCCGGGCCCGCCCGAGCCTCTCCCGGGGGCGCCGCATCAAGAACGTCCCCTCCCCCGACGCCGGCCGCTACGTGCGCGCCCGCCTGCCCCTGGGCAGGCCCCGCTCCCTGGCCGTGGACGCCACCCTGCGGGCCGCCGCCCCCCACCAGCTGCGCCGCCGCGCCGAAGAAGCGGCCGCGGGCGGCGAGGGTGCCGCCGGCAGGACCACGGTGCTCCTGGTGCGGTCGCCGGACCTGCGCGAGAAGGTGCGCACCCGAACCTCGGGGGTGAGCCTGCTCTTCGGGGTGGACGCTTCCGGGTCCATGGGGGCCGAGGAGGTCATGGCCCGGGCCAAGGGGATCGTGCTGTCGCTGCTCGCCGACGCGTACCAGAAGCGCGACCGGGTGGGCCTGCTGGCGTTTCGGGGCACCGAGGCCCGCCTGGTGCTTCCGTTCACCACCAGCGTGGGCCAGGCGCAGCTGCGGCTGCGGGAGCTCCCCACGGGGGGCAAGTCCCCCCTGGCCCTGGCCCTGGCCAAGAGCCTCGAGGTGTTCGGCCGGGAGGCCCGCAAGCACCCAGGCCGCACCCCGCTCCTGGTGCTGCTCACCGACGGCAAGGCCAACATCAGCATGGAGGGCCGCGACCCCTTCGAGGAGGCCCTGACCCGCGCCCGGCGGCTGCGCGCCGCCGGCATCCGCAGCCTGGTGGTGGACACGGACCAGACGTGGATCGACTTCTACCCCTACCCCCGGGTGCTCGCCCAGGCCCTGGGGGCCCCGTGCCTGCCCCTGCGGGAGCTGGAGCGGGGCCGGGTCATCGACTTCATGAACCTGGGGGGAGACCCTTCCCGGCGGGCTGCCGTCAGTAGATGA